From Saccharothrix espanaensis DSM 44229, the proteins below share one genomic window:
- a CDS encoding bifunctional aspartate transaminase/aspartate 4-decarboxylase produces the protein MPKSSVTRAEMRELAGLSPFELKGEFIRLAEHHHDDQRARSALLMLNAGRGNPNWIATGPREAFYALGHFSLTESRRVWTADNLGGMPAKAGIADRFAAFVKAHPDLPGIDLLERSVRLGTERFGFDPDSWVHELTDGITADNYPTPDRMLALTEQVARAYLHQELFDGRPADTGLKLFATEGGTAAMCYIFDSLIANGVLRKGDRIALMVPIFTPYIEIPDLDEYQFDVELVHADLFVEQGVRQWRYPTEEVAKLADPSIRLVCLVNPSNPPSLALSDRVRDQISGIIANDNPDLIVVTDDVYGTFVNGFRTIAADLPRNSLLVYSYSKHYGATGWRLGLIGLHDDNVIDDLITRLPEEEQDRLRARYGTLSLRPDKIPFIDRLVADSRRVALNHTAGLSLPQQVQLGLFSLFAMQDEGKAYKARVQEIVRTRLELLVEGAGMKIADDPQRAGYYLELDLLAEAERVYGAEFARHLEATYEPIDPLFRLAEHASVVLLNGGGFDGPKWSVRVSLANLDDLDYLKIGHHLHTVFAEYHDEWTSA, from the coding sequence ATGCCGAAGTCGTCCGTCACCCGGGCCGAGATGCGGGAGCTGGCCGGGCTGAGCCCGTTCGAGCTCAAGGGCGAGTTCATCCGCCTGGCCGAGCACCACCACGACGACCAGCGGGCCCGCTCCGCGCTGCTGATGCTCAACGCCGGGCGCGGCAACCCGAACTGGATCGCCACCGGGCCGCGCGAGGCGTTCTACGCGCTGGGCCACTTCTCGCTGACCGAGAGCCGGCGCGTCTGGACGGCGGACAACCTGGGCGGGATGCCGGCGAAGGCCGGGATCGCCGACCGGTTCGCCGCGTTCGTCAAGGCCCACCCCGACCTGCCCGGCATCGACCTGCTGGAGCGCTCGGTGCGGCTGGGGACCGAGCGGTTCGGCTTCGACCCGGACTCCTGGGTGCACGAGCTGACCGACGGCATCACCGCCGACAACTACCCGACCCCGGACCGGATGCTGGCGCTCACCGAGCAGGTCGCCCGCGCCTACCTGCACCAGGAGCTGTTCGACGGGCGGCCCGCCGACACCGGGCTGAAGCTGTTCGCCACCGAGGGCGGCACCGCCGCCATGTGCTACATCTTCGACTCGCTGATCGCGAACGGCGTGCTGCGCAAGGGCGACCGGATCGCGCTGATGGTGCCGATCTTCACCCCGTACATCGAGATCCCCGACCTGGACGAGTACCAGTTCGACGTGGAGCTGGTGCACGCCGACCTGTTCGTGGAGCAGGGGGTGCGGCAGTGGCGCTACCCGACCGAGGAGGTCGCCAAGCTCGCCGACCCGTCGATCCGGTTGGTGTGCCTGGTGAACCCGAGCAACCCGCCGTCGCTGGCGCTGTCGGACCGGGTGCGCGACCAGATCTCCGGGATCATCGCCAACGACAACCCGGACCTGATCGTGGTGACCGACGACGTCTACGGCACGTTCGTCAACGGCTTCCGCACCATCGCCGCCGACCTGCCGCGCAACAGCCTGCTGGTCTACTCCTACTCCAAGCACTACGGCGCGACCGGCTGGCGGCTGGGCCTGATCGGCCTGCACGACGACAACGTGATCGACGACCTGATCACCCGCCTGCCCGAGGAGGAGCAGGACCGGCTGCGCGCCCGCTACGGCACGTTGTCGCTGCGGCCCGACAAGATCCCGTTCATCGACCGCCTGGTCGCGGACTCCCGGCGGGTCGCGCTCAACCACACCGCCGGGCTCAGCCTGCCCCAACAGGTCCAGCTCGGGCTGTTCTCGCTGTTCGCGATGCAGGACGAGGGCAAGGCGTACAAGGCGCGCGTGCAGGAGATCGTGCGGACCAGGTTGGAGCTGCTGGTCGAGGGCGCGGGCATGAAGATCGCCGACGACCCGCAGCGCGCCGGGTACTACCTGGAGCTGGACCTGCTGGCGGAGGCCGAACGCGTGTACGGCGCGGAGTTCGCGCGGCACCTGGAGGCGACCTACGAGCCGATCGACCCGTTGTTCCGGCTGGCCGAGCACGCCTCCGTGGTGCTGCTCAACGGCGGCGGGTTCGACGGGCCGAAGTGGTCGGTGCGGGTGTCGCTGGCCAACCTGGACGACCTCGACTACCTCAAGATCGGCCACCACCTGCACACCGTGTTCGCCGAGTACCACGACGAGTGGACGTCGGCGTGA
- the helR gene encoding RNA polymerase recycling motor ATPase HelR, with protein sequence MSTQGYDEELRSERDYVAGLYERLDAERARVKAEFTAALAGTGGTPMERDDQVRASAKQVRRLEVADNGLCFGRLDTLSGDHSYIGRIGLFDERDEYEPVLLDWRAPASRPFYTATAAHPENMRRRRQFHTRGRQVADFTDEVLGRPDAGERGDAALLAAVNAPRGEGMRDIVATIQAEQDRIIRLDHPGVVVIEGGPGTGKTVVALHRVAYLLYTQRERMERHGVLVVGPNPAFLNHIGRVLPSLGESDVVFTTTGGFVPGLRVTAEDGPEAVRLKGSLKILDVLAAAIADRQTLPDDPLPITLGGVTVRIDAETAEWARDEARKSGQPHNEARAVFTEIVTYVLTERAIGRIGRGWLKRSDRDTWERVRGDLLKELADDEVFTAALDELWPVLTPQELLAQLYSSPARLRAAGADPALGRADGEAWTVSDAPLLDELVDLLGRDKADDRAAERERKAQAEFAAGVLDGLVGRQDSMDDEDHLYATDLLFAEDLADRFVESDTRDLVERATADRDWTYRHVVVDEAQELSEMDWRVLMRRCPGRSFTVVGDLAQRRSPAGATSWGAVLDRYVPDRWVYRSLTVNYRTPAEIMAVAAALLAEFAPGVQPPESVRACGVQPWSRLVTEDGTAAAIEEFVRDEAGREGTSVVIGPPGVPGTVPASETKGLEYDAVLVVEPERILAEGPRGAAELYVALTRATQRLGVLHRGPLPQALAGLAESGTPVQAGLG encoded by the coding sequence GTGTCAACTCAGGGGTACGACGAGGAACTGCGGTCCGAGCGGGACTACGTGGCCGGGTTGTACGAGCGGCTGGACGCCGAGCGCGCGCGGGTGAAGGCCGAGTTCACCGCCGCGCTGGCGGGCACCGGCGGGACCCCGATGGAGCGGGACGACCAGGTGCGCGCGTCGGCCAAGCAGGTGCGGCGGCTGGAGGTCGCCGACAACGGGCTGTGCTTCGGCCGCTTGGACACCCTGTCCGGTGACCACTCCTACATCGGCCGGATCGGCCTGTTCGACGAGCGGGACGAGTACGAGCCGGTGCTGCTGGACTGGCGCGCCCCGGCGTCCCGCCCGTTCTACACCGCCACCGCCGCGCACCCGGAGAACATGCGCCGCCGCCGCCAGTTCCACACCCGCGGCCGCCAGGTGGCCGACTTCACCGACGAGGTGCTCGGCCGCCCGGACGCCGGCGAGCGCGGTGACGCGGCGCTGCTCGCGGCGGTCAACGCGCCGCGCGGCGAGGGCATGCGCGACATCGTCGCGACCATCCAGGCCGAGCAGGACCGGATCATCCGGCTCGACCACCCCGGCGTGGTGGTGATCGAGGGCGGTCCCGGCACCGGGAAGACCGTGGTGGCCCTGCACCGCGTCGCGTACCTGCTCTACACCCAGCGCGAGCGGATGGAGCGGCACGGCGTGCTCGTGGTCGGGCCCAACCCGGCGTTCCTCAACCACATCGGCCGCGTCCTGCCGTCGCTGGGCGAGTCGGACGTGGTGTTCACGACCACCGGCGGCTTCGTACCCGGTCTGCGGGTGACCGCCGAGGACGGTCCGGAGGCCGTCCGGCTCAAGGGCTCGCTGAAGATCCTCGACGTGCTGGCGGCGGCGATCGCCGACCGGCAGACCCTGCCCGACGACCCGTTGCCGATCACGCTGGGCGGCGTCACGGTGCGGATCGACGCCGAGACCGCGGAGTGGGCACGCGACGAGGCGCGCAAGAGCGGGCAGCCGCACAACGAGGCGCGCGCGGTGTTCACCGAGATCGTCACCTACGTGCTCACCGAGCGGGCGATCGGCCGGATCGGCCGGGGGTGGTTGAAGCGGTCGGACCGCGACACCTGGGAGCGCGTGCGCGGCGACCTGCTCAAGGAGCTGGCGGACGACGAGGTGTTCACCGCCGCGCTGGACGAGCTCTGGCCGGTGCTGACGCCGCAGGAGCTGCTGGCGCAGCTCTACTCCTCCCCCGCGCGGCTGCGCGCGGCCGGCGCGGACCCGGCGCTGGGGCGGGCCGACGGCGAGGCGTGGACGGTCTCGGACGCGCCGCTGCTGGACGAGCTGGTCGACCTGCTCGGGCGGGACAAGGCCGACGACCGGGCGGCCGAGCGGGAGCGCAAGGCGCAGGCCGAGTTCGCCGCCGGCGTGCTGGACGGCTTGGTCGGCCGGCAGGACTCGATGGACGACGAGGACCACCTGTACGCCACGGACCTGCTCTTCGCCGAGGACCTGGCCGACCGGTTCGTCGAGAGCGACACCCGGGACCTGGTCGAGCGCGCCACCGCGGACCGCGACTGGACCTACCGGCACGTCGTGGTCGACGAGGCCCAGGAACTGTCCGAGATGGACTGGCGGGTGCTCATGCGGCGCTGTCCGGGCCGGTCGTTCACGGTGGTCGGCGACCTCGCGCAACGCCGGTCGCCGGCGGGCGCGACGTCGTGGGGCGCGGTGCTGGACCGGTACGTGCCCGACCGCTGGGTGTACCGGTCGCTGACGGTCAACTACCGCACGCCCGCGGAGATCATGGCCGTGGCCGCCGCGCTGCTCGCCGAGTTCGCGCCGGGGGTCCAGCCGCCGGAGTCGGTCCGCGCGTGCGGCGTCCAGCCGTGGTCGCGGCTGGTCACCGAGGACGGGACGGCCGCCGCGATCGAGGAGTTCGTGCGGGACGAGGCCGGCCGCGAGGGCACCAGCGTGGTGATCGGTCCGCCGGGGGTGCCGGGCACGGTGCCCGCGTCGGAGACCAAGGGCCTGGAGTACGACGCCGTCCTGGTGGTGGAGCCGGAGCGGATCCTCGCCGAGGGCCCGCGCGGCGCGGCCGAGCTGTACGTGGCCCTCACCCGCGCCACCCAACGCCTCGGGGTGCTGCACCGCGGGCCGCTGCCGCAGGCGCTGGCCGGACTCGCGGAATCCGGGACTCCCGTGCAAGCCGGGCTGGGGTGA
- a CDS encoding serine/threonine-protein kinase produces MADVGQLVGGRHRLVEALDFGGMGRVWRARDEVLQLDVAVKEVWLSPGMSAVERDERLARARREARNAAALRDHPNIVAVHDVVTEDGVPWIVMRLVTGESLERRLEKGALGGDSATKVAGDLLNALEAAHAAGIVHRDVKPANVLLNDRGDALLTDFGIAVHSADTSITGTGTLIGSVEYMAPERLNGQDGLPASDLYSLGVTLFQAVEGLSPFRRDTPTATLTAVLLEPTPSPTRAGPLAPLIAALLDRDPARRPSIVGARALLGSPTGPISLPLRKATRKLEVEGASRGVAVPAIPPVGKGVAGKVVGAVVLVVVAGLFLFRGQIIDGVANAIRGGGGSGSSATSQDYRTTQDYSTTTETTTTTPAFDPTDLDRESTDRTPLTSAGLLPESFVDAKEVKYNLTNASTRACVTDHLSDEVRSILVESGCRDALAATYVDASDQIVVMVWVVPMADKQTATTAYDAYRSGSWGILCPTTDPGSRICGTGGDTDAAVQSGFTSRSHRYLIHTASLYINLTQDASAEPWLRAAADKAASVAGPLNYPGNR; encoded by the coding sequence ATGGCGGACGTGGGGCAGTTGGTCGGCGGACGCCATCGGCTTGTCGAGGCACTGGACTTCGGTGGCATGGGGCGGGTGTGGCGGGCTCGGGATGAGGTGCTTCAGCTCGACGTCGCGGTCAAGGAGGTGTGGCTGTCTCCTGGGATGTCGGCCGTCGAGAGGGATGAGCGGTTGGCTCGTGCACGGCGTGAGGCGCGCAACGCCGCCGCGCTGCGCGACCACCCGAACATCGTGGCTGTGCACGACGTCGTGACCGAGGACGGCGTGCCGTGGATCGTGATGCGCCTGGTCACGGGTGAGTCGTTGGAGCGACGGCTGGAAAAGGGTGCGTTAGGAGGCGACTCGGCGACCAAGGTGGCCGGTGACCTGCTCAACGCCCTCGAAGCTGCTCACGCCGCCGGGATCGTGCATCGGGATGTCAAGCCCGCGAACGTGTTGCTCAACGACCGTGGGGACGCGCTGTTGACGGACTTCGGCATCGCGGTGCATTCCGCCGACACGTCCATCACCGGCACGGGGACGTTGATCGGCTCGGTGGAGTACATGGCCCCGGAGCGGCTCAACGGCCAGGACGGGTTGCCGGCAAGTGATCTGTACTCGCTCGGGGTGACGCTGTTCCAAGCTGTCGAGGGGTTGTCACCGTTTCGGCGGGATACGCCGACGGCCACGCTCACCGCCGTACTGCTGGAGCCGACGCCGTCGCCGACCCGCGCCGGGCCGCTCGCACCGCTGATCGCGGCACTGTTGGACCGGGATCCGGCGCGGCGACCGTCGATCGTCGGGGCACGGGCGTTGCTGGGATCGCCGACCGGTCCGATTTCCCTGCCGCTGCGGAAGGCGACGAGGAAGTTGGAGGTGGAGGGAGCGAGCCGAGGTGTTGCGGTTCCGGCGATTCCACCGGTTGGCAAGGGGGTTGCGGGGAAGGTGGTGGGGGCGGTGGTGCTTGTGGTTGTTGCGGGGTTGTTCCTGTTTCGTGGGCAGATCATCGATGGAGTCGCCAACGCCATCAGGGGCGGCGGTGGGAGTGGTTCGTCCGCCACGTCCCAGGACTACCGGACGACACAGGACTACTCGACCACCACCGAGACCACCACCACTACGCCGGCGTTCGACCCGACCGACTTGGACCGCGAGTCCACCGACCGCACCCCGCTGACGTCGGCGGGTCTGCTGCCGGAGTCGTTCGTGGATGCCAAGGAAGTCAAGTACAACTTGACCAACGCCAGCACCCGCGCCTGCGTCACCGACCACCTGAGCGACGAGGTGCGGAGCATCCTGGTCGAGTCCGGTTGCCGTGACGCACTGGCCGCGACCTACGTCGACGCGTCGGACCAGATCGTCGTCATGGTGTGGGTGGTTCCCATGGCGGACAAGCAGACGGCGACGACCGCCTACGACGCGTACCGCTCAGGGTCGTGGGGCATCCTGTGCCCGACCACCGATCCCGGCTCCCGGATCTGCGGCACCGGCGGCGACACCGACGCCGCGGTGCAGAGCGGCTTCACCAGCCGCAGCCACCGGTACCTGATCCACACCGCGTCGCTCTACATCAACCTCACCCAGGACGCTTCCGCCGAGCCGTGGCTGCGAGCGGCGGCGGACAAGGCCGCATCGGTCGCCGGGCCCTTGAACTACCCGGGCAACCGGTGA
- a CDS encoding S1 family peptidase → MFASLVVVAASAVVAVTAATAAPQVHRVLDPGSVRESVEYLTDTYGVSKQEALRRLQLQDDATRLDEALSRDAGATYGGMWLDHAAGGVLVVAMTRPADADKYLKAVPDRENVRTKAVRYSLADLNAARDRIATKVGAGSDAVYLPAVSESDNQVVVWERGWVAAEKQGRVGAAAVEADSARSAVAAEPAGLVATRTLVKPEPMATPNVDWGFCHPLYCTNHGPMRGGLRLDMQRDAQPGQTPTWGGCTAGFNLRSTGGGFPGVPWVLTAGHCMATKTNNTPTQHNGTSVLRQHGIEKNSYPYDYAALQYVDTATATTWLGSHTGRNRVLKYCRNGGADSNADTPCGEQATTADEFITGTHALAEIKAGWVVCATGSGSNVVNYPASHDSGAGTGYLVGTRCGRVLSTDVGINTDLCARPGDSGGPLFSQVDHTALGILEGSQQSRGGACWAGELNNYVPIETIITDLNQRIAGQGTVFSVITTPNG, encoded by the coding sequence GTGTTCGCCTCACTCGTGGTCGTCGCGGCCTCGGCGGTGGTCGCCGTCACGGCCGCCACGGCCGCGCCGCAGGTGCACCGCGTGCTCGACCCGGGATCGGTCCGGGAGTCCGTCGAGTACCTGACCGACACCTACGGCGTGTCGAAACAGGAAGCCCTGCGCCGCCTGCAACTCCAGGACGACGCCACGCGCCTGGACGAGGCGCTGAGCCGTGATGCCGGTGCCACCTACGGCGGCATGTGGCTCGACCACGCCGCCGGCGGCGTGCTGGTCGTCGCGATGACCCGGCCGGCCGACGCCGACAAGTACCTGAAGGCGGTGCCGGACCGGGAGAACGTCCGCACCAAGGCGGTGCGGTACTCCCTGGCCGACCTGAACGCCGCGCGCGACCGGATCGCCACCAAGGTCGGGGCGGGCTCGGACGCGGTCTACCTGCCCGCGGTCAGCGAGTCCGACAACCAGGTCGTGGTGTGGGAACGCGGCTGGGTCGCCGCCGAGAAGCAGGGCCGGGTCGGTGCCGCCGCCGTCGAGGCCGACAGCGCCCGGTCCGCCGTCGCGGCCGAGCCCGCGGGCCTGGTCGCCACCCGCACCCTGGTCAAGCCGGAGCCGATGGCCACGCCCAACGTGGACTGGGGCTTCTGCCACCCGCTGTACTGCACGAACCACGGGCCGATGCGCGGCGGCCTGCGGCTGGACATGCAGCGCGACGCCCAGCCGGGCCAGACCCCGACGTGGGGCGGCTGCACGGCCGGGTTCAACCTGCGCTCGACCGGCGGCGGCTTCCCCGGCGTGCCGTGGGTGCTGACGGCGGGCCACTGCATGGCCACCAAGACCAACAACACGCCGACCCAGCACAACGGGACGAGCGTGCTCAGGCAGCACGGCATCGAGAAGAACTCCTACCCGTACGACTACGCGGCGCTCCAGTACGTCGACACCGCGACCGCGACCACGTGGCTGGGCAGCCACACCGGCCGCAACCGGGTGCTCAAGTACTGCCGCAACGGCGGCGCGGACAGCAACGCCGACACGCCGTGCGGCGAGCAGGCCACCACGGCCGACGAGTTCATCACCGGCACGCACGCGTTGGCCGAGATCAAGGCCGGCTGGGTCGTGTGCGCCACCGGGTCCGGCTCCAACGTGGTGAACTACCCGGCCTCGCACGACAGCGGCGCGGGCACCGGCTACCTGGTCGGCACGCGCTGCGGCCGGGTGCTGTCCACCGACGTCGGCATCAACACCGACCTGTGCGCCCGCCCCGGTGACAGCGGCGGACCGCTGTTCAGCCAGGTCGACCACACCGCCCTGGGCATCCTCGAAGGCAGTCAGCAGTCCCGCGGCGGCGCGTGCTGGGCGGGCGAGCTGAACAACTACGTGCCCATCGAGACCATCATCACCGACCTGAACCAGCGCATCGCCGGACAGGGCACGGTGTTCTCGGTGATCACCACGCCCAACGGCTGA
- a CDS encoding aminoglycoside phosphotransferase family protein, with the protein MHLDIPDVLRTSHDNPAGRAWLAALPRLADDLLDRWDLRPDGSTRHGMASLVLPVTRADGTAAVLRLQPVTAESAGTAAGLETWRGDGIVRLLDHDPRSGSALLERLDATRPLSTVEDDDEAVAVLAGLLRRLTSVPAPAGMRRLVDVAAAMLADVPAALPVLADPADRELVRSCAAAVAEVLDEPGDRLLHWDLHYDNVLAAQREPWLAIDPEPLAGHPGFDLQPALDNRWEHLVEPQRAVLRRFDHLTETLELDRAQATAWTLGRVLQNTLWDVEDGRTAVDPVQRAIAEALVRRPGRRSGVVARVSRWAW; encoded by the coding sequence GTGCACCTCGACATCCCCGACGTGCTGCGCACCTCGCACGACAACCCCGCCGGCCGGGCTTGGCTGGCCGCGCTGCCGCGCCTGGCCGACGACCTGCTCGACCGCTGGGACCTGCGCCCGGACGGTTCCACCCGGCACGGCATGGCGTCGCTGGTCCTGCCGGTCACCCGGGCCGACGGCACGGCCGCCGTGCTGCGGCTCCAGCCCGTCACCGCGGAGTCGGCGGGCACCGCCGCCGGCCTGGAGACCTGGCGCGGCGACGGGATCGTCCGCCTGCTCGACCACGACCCGCGCAGCGGGTCCGCGCTGCTCGAACGCCTCGACGCCACCCGTCCGCTGTCGACCGTCGAGGACGACGACGAGGCGGTGGCCGTCCTGGCCGGGCTGCTCCGCCGGCTGACGTCGGTGCCCGCGCCCGCCGGGATGCGCCGGCTAGTCGACGTGGCCGCCGCGATGCTGGCCGACGTCCCGGCCGCGCTGCCCGTCCTCGCCGACCCGGCCGACCGCGAGCTGGTGCGCTCGTGCGCGGCGGCCGTCGCCGAGGTGCTCGACGAGCCCGGCGACCGGTTGTTGCACTGGGACCTGCACTACGACAACGTCCTTGCCGCGCAACGGGAACCGTGGCTGGCGATCGACCCCGAGCCGTTGGCCGGCCACCCCGGGTTCGACCTCCAGCCCGCGCTGGACAACCGGTGGGAGCACCTGGTCGAACCGCAGCGCGCCGTCCTGCGCCGCTTCGACCACCTGACCGAAACCCTGGAGCTGGACCGCGCCCAGGCCACCGCGTGGACGTTGGGCCGCGTCCTGCAGAACACCCTGTGGGACGTGGAGGACGGCAGGACCGCCGTCGACCCGGTCCAGCGGGCCATCGCCGAAGCGCTGGTCCGCCGTCCGGGTCGACGGTCCGGGGTGGTCGCCCGGGTCAGCCGTTGGGCGTGGTGA
- a CDS encoding chloramphenicol phosphotransferase CPT family protein: MSGAPGRVIFLNGTSSAGKTSLARAIQDESGTPFVYWGVDTLFGLVPPNWGGGRDGPLSHDGFRYDRTGRDADGQPTVVIRYGEVGRRMLRSARAAAVAFAHGGDDLVIDELLLTPDLMPEWLAALSGLDVLLVGVTCPLEVAERRERVRAHPIGLARGHFHAVHDHGTAYDLTVDTTTATPAELARAVLAR; this comes from the coding sequence ATGAGCGGTGCGCCGGGTCGGGTGATCTTCCTCAACGGGACGTCGAGCGCGGGCAAGACCAGCCTGGCGCGGGCCATCCAGGACGAGAGCGGCACCCCGTTCGTCTACTGGGGCGTCGACACGCTGTTCGGCCTGGTGCCACCGAACTGGGGCGGCGGGCGGGACGGTCCGCTCAGCCACGACGGCTTCCGGTACGACCGGACCGGCCGGGACGCGGACGGGCAGCCGACCGTGGTCATCCGCTACGGCGAGGTCGGCCGCCGGATGCTGCGGTCCGCGCGGGCCGCGGCCGTCGCGTTCGCGCACGGCGGCGACGACCTGGTGATCGACGAACTGCTGCTGACCCCGGACCTGATGCCGGAGTGGCTCGCCGCGCTGTCGGGCCTCGACGTGCTCCTGGTGGGCGTCACCTGCCCGCTGGAGGTCGCCGAACGCCGCGAACGCGTCCGCGCCCACCCGATCGGCCTGGCCCGCGGCCACTTCCACGCGGTGCACGACCACGGCACCGCCTATGACCTGACCGTCGACACCACCACGGCAACACCCGCCGAGCTGGCCAGGGCGGTCCTGGCCCGGTGA
- a CDS encoding MerR family transcriptional regulator, which produces MSDELWTIEQLPERVAALLAENYDGQRNGRVRELPNGRAIRWYTTIGLVDRPAAHRGRTALYGRRHLLQIVAVKKLQASGHSLAEIQLVMMGATDAKLAELAGAPIRTEGFWRERAVAPAPPEPAGTGRDTVRVVPTVRLNDSVTVVLDAAERVPDAEELAEIEAAAAPLLDLLARLGLAPTTGEDDQ; this is translated from the coding sequence GTGAGTGACGAGCTGTGGACCATCGAACAGCTCCCGGAGCGGGTCGCCGCGCTGCTGGCCGAGAACTACGACGGGCAGCGCAACGGCCGGGTGCGGGAGCTGCCGAACGGGCGCGCCATCCGGTGGTACACCACCATCGGCCTGGTCGACCGGCCTGCTGCCCATCGGGGGAGAACCGCCCTCTACGGGCGCAGACACCTGCTCCAGATCGTCGCGGTGAAGAAGCTCCAGGCCTCCGGACACTCGTTGGCCGAGATCCAACTGGTGATGATGGGCGCGACGGACGCGAAGCTCGCGGAGCTGGCCGGCGCGCCGATCCGGACGGAGGGCTTCTGGCGGGAACGGGCGGTCGCCCCGGCCCCGCCGGAGCCCGCCGGCACCGGCCGTGACACTGTCAGGGTCGTGCCGACCGTCCGGTTGAACGACAGTGTCACGGTCGTGCTCGACGCCGCCGAGCGGGTCCCCGACGCCGAGGAGCTGGCCGAGATCGAAGCCGCCGCGGCACCCCTGCTCGACCTGCTCGCCCGCCTGGGCCTGGCCCCGACCACTGGAGAGGACGACCAATGA